The Juglans regia cultivar Chandler chromosome 11, Walnut 2.0, whole genome shotgun sequence genome contains the following window.
ACTCAACACCTTCACTTCCAATCACTTCCATCATCCAACAAAGAATTAAAAGTAGGCCTATTAACGACATCGTCAGGAATTTAGGAGGATACAAAAACATCCATGAACATCAAAATCCAggttgaagaaaatattgagatgagaatCGAACTTTTCCTTCAGACATGGGTCCTGACCATGCCAAGCTAAAAATTTGTTCCAGGTTTTATTAAGACTAATACATCAGAACCTTAAAAGTGCCAGACACATTTTACATAAGATTGTCAAAGGCCTCGTTTTGATGACTACGAAACCCGAATCCGAGGTGCCCAAACGTGCTGATGGCGAGAGAGACGTGCCCAGACGTGTCGGTTGTGGAGACGAGAAAGGGCTGGCTATCGTTCTTGGTTCATGCATTGAGCGAAAATGAGAAGCTTCACTGCTACGGTTCATTTCCTAtccttaattctttttttttgtttttttccttcaaaattgCCCCGCCAGCTCAACAGGGGGTGTGCAAGGGGTGCGTGAGTTTGTCTACTCGTAGCAGAattgttttcttaatttgtCATTAATATCGATAGTTCAACTCTTTGTGTAATAATTAGAGTGattataataatgttttttatatttggatttggattttatGATTACATGTAATCCTcagatattattattgtaaccACGATATTCTTTTGCCATAAGTTAgaactatcaataaaattggagtatcgtcttcttgttaaaaaaaataaaaatctaacgTAGCATATCAaaaccacgtcaatttataaatttaactttataaaatctttttatagttaaaactcttaaaattaaaaaaaaaaaaaagaaaaaaaagaaagaagaagttATAGTTAAAGACAACCAATATAGGCGTGGAACTAGATGGTTCCGACCAAATGTTGGATTCACACGTTGCCTAAAACGGTAGCAACCAACCATCAACATttcacatatataaatataatacatttaTTCCCGCATCGGGTAATCGGACGTTTTCTACACAATATCGGAGGCGTCATTGAGGGCAATGAAGAAAAACCCCGACAAATTTTCATGAActtgctgtatatatatatatatatcatagaaACTTTCCTCAGCAGACCAAACAAAAATCATGGGGCTCTTCCAAACTTACATCTAGACATCACCCACCTTAACAATATAttccttaaaaaacaaaaaacaaaaaacaaaaaaacaaaaaaacatacccccgattaataacatattaatatcCTAAAACGGTGAGTAAAGCCTCcccattaaaaattaaaaattaaaaataaaaaatccttcGGCTCTTCGtgttgcttgcttgcttgcttttTATTATTAGCGGCAATTGAGTTTCTTTGCCCTGTAGATCTGCATCCTTCTGTGTCTAGCTTGAGCCGCCATTACCCTACTCATCATGCTCTTGTTGTTCACGTTTAGATCAAACGGTCCTGAAAAGTCCATCCCCTCTGCAGAGACGTTGAGATCAGGGAGACCAGATGGGACCGCCTTGTCATTGACCGCACCAATTTCGCCAAATCCACTGTTAGAGCTAGATGGCAACGAGGACTTCATTTGAACCGTCCGATCCGTGTCTTGATTTTCACCACCGTGAGGATCGACGGTCTTCAAAACGGGTCCAAGACTCAACTGTAAagagtttttttaaattatatttaactatttaaggataaaaaaaaaaccccaaaaaaagaaaaaaagttgataaaatcttcatcagaaaaaaaaatacccttGCTTTCATCTCCAAATTGGAAGCTCTCAAATAGGTGCAATAACTCCTCATACATTCAATCTCCTGTTTGGGTTTCAGAAGGATTGTTAGAGAGTAATTATAGCTCCAAATTTTCTTGcagttgaaataaaagtaaaaagaaaaaatacccAACACACGTACTTTGAGGGTAAAATTCTATGAAACtgataaagtaaaagcaacaaaaaaaagaaaaaaaaaaactcaccccTTTTAGCGAATCCCTACGCCGATTTAACTCATCTATGATCTCCAACCAATCCTCTCTCTTCTACAACATCAACGACAGCCAAGAAGTACAAATCAGTTAACagaaaatcataaat
Protein-coding sequences here:
- the LOC109000885 gene encoding uncharacterized protein LOC109000885 isoform X1 gives rise to the protein MMDASAPFSEFTTAEIELADILLQLPQLVFESESRCRFWSWSAKRRRSSWRSVQSLDCFRLGYSSSSELRGGTDVGGVGPVCEREGAPAVKAEAPSPATPLAFSPGSESDEKPKQLSKRKPPLKRKREDWLEIIDELNRRRDSLKGEIECMRSYCTYLRASNLEMKARLSLGPVLKTVDPHGGENQDTDRTVQMKSSLPSSSNSGFGEIGAVNDKAVPSGLPDLNVSAEGMDFSGPFDLNVNNKSMMSRVMAAQARHRRMQIYRAKKLNCR
- the LOC109000885 gene encoding uncharacterized protein LOC109000885 isoform X2; the protein is MMDASAPFSEFTTAEIELADILLQLPQLVFESESRCRFWSWSAKRRRSSWRSVQSLDCFRLGYSSSSELRGGTDVGGVGPVCEREGAPAVKAEAPSPATPLAFSPGSESDEKPKQLSKRKPPLKRREDWLEIIDELNRRRDSLKGEIECMRSYCTYLRASNLEMKARLSLGPVLKTVDPHGGENQDTDRTVQMKSSLPSSSNSGFGEIGAVNDKAVPSGLPDLNVSAEGMDFSGPFDLNVNNKSMMSRVMAAQARHRRMQIYRAKKLNCR